The Juglans microcarpa x Juglans regia isolate MS1-56 chromosome 2D, Jm3101_v1.0, whole genome shotgun sequence DNA window AATTGATGGACATGATGGCTATTGCAATTTACAGCCTTGTCTGCTtggatttattttcttgaaattgAACTAGGTTGATATAAAttctttcatttaatgtttgataagagctatatatatgaattgtgtAAATTTAACTATTGCTacagtctttttttttccctgaggGGTGGTTGTCTGTGAATATTGCCTCAAAATCTAGACTTGTGTGTTCTTCAATTCTTTTCAAGAAGGTAGAATAAATGGACTATATTTGTAGACATCCTTATTATAGAGCAATAGCATTATCTATATTTCCCGTCTGCTAGATTGTACTATTTAAGTGAAAACTAGTTATTTTATTGGTAATTATCAGTTATTGTTACATAGGTGATCAATTGTGGAGCAATTTAAGATCTGAGAAAGGAATCTTTATGTCACTTGAATTGCAATGTTAACAATGGAGTTTTGCAAGTCGAATGCTCGTGTTTTAAATACTTAACTGGAGCATGATGGAGTGCACTAATTGATTAATCTGAAACAAATTGGGAAATATTTATGGAGCATCTTCAGAAATGTTATATGGGGTTCTCTCGTTTCTTTCCACCATGGTTTGAGCTAGGAGAAAGGTTTAGGAAGAAGTTTCTATGGAAGAAATATAAATTATGGATTGTGTAGACTTGGGAACAATGTGTTTTTTCCTAAATTCAGAAATAAAAAGACATTCCTCCATGGTGTGTGTAGAAAAGCAATTTTGGATGATAAGATATTGTCTGTTGGCCAAAGATCCTGGTGAATAAAAATCATGAACGGGAAACAAAAGTTTCGTCATGTTAATTACTTTCATGATCTTTAACATGACGAAACTTctttaatgattttgttaataatgGAGAAACATTGCAACTGCCATTTTCCCTCTATGATATCAATAACTTGTGATACTatgtaattacatatttttttcaaacatttcctATAAATTATCCATTTGTTATGGAGAAGTTCACACATAAAGTATTTTCCTCCTTAGACCCTGCAATAACAGGATTGCAAAACATAACATTTGTCGACTTGTTTCCATGAAGCAGCATTCTCATGTTAAAAATTTCGTGTTcacattattttcttcattattcCATGATTTTTTTGATGTTATGTATTTGTTTCTAATGTCCTAAACATGTCAAAAGCTTTAAAGTCGAACTTTGAAAGATGGCTACAAGAAGAAATTTTACCTACCCCAgaccacaaaaataaaatgatatctGGGTTGTTGGAAATGGTGTGGACTATTGAGATCAACCAAAATCGAGAGGTATTACCATTTAAttgctgtttttattttttatttttttgtttgcactAATTATTCTAGTATGCAGATCAAGCAATTACTAGTGAGCTTTCAATCATCAAATGCTAATGTTTCCAGGCTCTTATGGTTGAGTTCTTCGAGCTATTATGGCCAAGAATAAATATGGAGTGATGAAATTGATCAATGAGAAAATAGTAAGAATCAAAGCAGCTGAATGGGTTAAGGCTAGAAATTGTTCTTCCCGTTTGCTATAGTTCTTATTGTTATTCCTGGTTTGGAGCTTCTATTTTTGGTTTCCAACATATCTATGTGTCTTTATAGGGTGTTGAATTTCTTTACTACTGAATGGCGATTGATCTCTCTTGCTATTGTAGCTATTGCTTAGAGTAGTTGCGACCAAAATTTGGAGGCTTCAAAGGTGGTTGTGGCTTGAGAAAGAAATGACTAACATATGGATAAGGCAGCTTGTTGAGCTATTATCTATTGTCTAGATGTACTAAGTTGATCCAGCAACAGAGATTTCACCAAGTATGTTGGACTTGATGTGCTTTGTACTTTGATATGCCATCAATATTCTAAAGTTGCACGCATGCTTAGAATATAATGCAATTGCTTTATAGATTGTAATATAACGTAAGATGTAtactttttttatgtattttgtttcaatattattattttttattttattttgtaacatACTATTTCAGGCTATTACTACTCTTAGGAAATAATTCTCTTGTGACAAATACTTATTTACAGAAAATCATATCGCCGCAAATATATATTTGCGACAATCAAATTTAGTCCAAATCCCATAACAATGGTTATTTTATTGTCGCAAATAAGTATTTGCGACAAATCCATAGTTATTTGCGACAATTTTGTTGACTCAAATATTTATTTGCGTTGACATAAAAGGCCGCAAATAAGTATTGTGACAACAAAAATCGCAGCAAATACATATTGCGACAACAAAAATCAACTGTTGTAATGGATTTTTGCAGCAGAACATATGATTATTTGCGGTGACTAAAAATGCCGCAAATAGTTAATCTATTTGTGTGCAATAAGGATCGATGCAATAAACTTTTTCTCGTCATAAACAAATTGACGGGAAAAAGTTTTTGCAGCGCATTTACTACATTTTTCGGCCATTTTCAGAGTcgcaaaaagttatttttcattatttttaccGAGAGGCAAAGTGTAAGTTCATTTTGGTCACAACTGCCCCTCTCTTGTTCTGCATCTTCTCCCAATGTCTCTTCCAATGCCTCTTCTTTCTCTACCGCATCTTCTCCCAACTGAGTGtatcttctttctctttatgtGTCTTTTGCGTCTTCTAGCTTTTTTCAGgaagaagaatatttttttccatatgAGTGCGTCTTCTCCCATCCGAAAAAATCCATACAAGATGAAATCTAAAACTATCAGATTTGCATGTACTAGAAGAAATATGTTTGCAGCAGAAGAAATTTGTACCAAGTGCTTCAAGtcaagaaaaggaaggaaagccTTGATATTGAAGAAGGAAGACTTTGGAGTTTCGAGTGCTTATCTACTACTCACTGGTCCACTGCACGCTTCCTTCTAATAGAAAAAACTAGACTTTACAAATCTAGAGTCTTCCTTCTCCACGATAAACAACTTCAGGTTTGGGTTTTGGTCCTTAAACAAAGTCTTCCTTCTCCGTATTAGGGTTTTGATCCCTAAAAGAAATACTTGGCTAGaaagaactctctctctttcttttgtttttttaaagagtcGTTCCATACATCCGCCTACACAGCACACCTTAcgtgtaatattattattgttttttatttttaataattaaaacgtGCGTTTTGGTGTTATTATTCTCTACCTACACAGCACACATAGCTGCACAGGAAAAGAAGTAGTTGGAATCAAAATGAAATCTCTCCCATTGAAACAGcttcaacttctctcatttccTTCAAAATCATCTCCATGTCTTCCAACCTTTCGTTGCACCACTTTATACTATTACTGCTACTTCTTCTAGTGAAGCTGCTTCTTCCATCACAAGTTTAACCCAAGAGGAGCTCATGAAGATCAATCCAACGTTGGACCCACACGCTGATCGTTCAAATCATGTGTCTTTTTCACAGCTTAGAAACCCACCTCCAAAATCTCTCTTTCCATTCTCGTCGATTCCCTCACTTACTGAGCCAAACATGGCCTCTTCGAGCTGATGGgcataaaaaaatactcaaacattcatgcaaaagttaaaaaaaaaataataaatcacaaaacaatTGCAGATCTGGAATCAAGTGTGGTTTCTCTTCGACGCTAATTTGACTTCACAGATCTGGAGTATgaatgcaagagagagagaatagagcTCAGTGGGAAGGAAGAGACGACTTCCATGGGACAAGTTTTGAGGAAGATAGCGAGGAAAGAGACGAGTTCAGAGGGGAAGGAAGATAGTGACGTCGTACACAAGATTTGAGGGAAGAGATGACTTCTGGCGTGATTCTGAGAGAATAGAGTGAGGGAAGGGAAAATTTTGGCGTGATTACAAGTTTTGCATAACAAAAAATTTCCAAGGGGAGGGAAGCGAGAGACAAAATTGGAGTTGGGGGAGATCGAGTTTTTCGTGTTGAACCGTGACTTGGATTTAAATCGGATTTAGACACGTCAGGTGTGCTATGTAGCTTAAAGGAATCGGTAGCTGAGTAGCTTTATTCATTGCGAGAGCAATTCATGATCGACGGGCCAGACTCCAGAATGCTACTATTGTTGGCCTGTCTGTGGTCCTTTGTCCAGTACTCATACTTTCTacttggtgtatttggaataaTTGTATTTTCAAGTGCCAACCAattacaagtatatatatatatatatatatatatatatatatatatcttctatatatataagtggctatttaACGGAGCTtaacggaaattcttgttttcagTTAAGTGACTATCAAACGGTGTTAAAACGTAGCAATCTGCGTTTTTATGGTCCATTCGAAAATGCCTCTCTCAAACCCAGCCTTCTCTAGAAAGTTCCTTCTCTGGAAACCAGAcatctctctctaaaaactCGCTCGCCCGAACGGGGGAAGgagagcttcggctccttcttcctcttcctctcctccttctTCTCACAGGCCCTTCGTCGTCTCCGgtggtctcgtttgtttttttttttttttcacgtttTTTGCCGAATAAAGGAGTAGCCGTTTCGAGCTTCTCCGGTGACCATCTTCCGACACGCGTACCACCGGGAGAAGCCTCACCCGCCGATCTTGTGGTCGATAGAATTGGGAGCCAATCGGAGCTGCGCGTTGCGCCGACGCGCTGTTAAAGGAAACGCATGGGGTTCTCAAACCACCGTGTTTGTTGCTTCTTGATTTGAAGatctattttgaaatttttattcgCTTCTTCtgtttgttgtatttttcttgCATTGTATTGTTCTTTCTCTCGTCGAGACGGTGTGAATCCGAAAGCCaagtttggattttgttttctttttgtttttctgttcgTTGTGGGttccgttttttttttccttgcagtTCTTCTTGAAGGAGCTAGCAGCAGCTCTCTATCGATTTCTGCGTAGCCGCCGTGCTGTCACCGTAAGAAAGATCCATCGAGCTGCCAACCACCGTCTGCAACAGATCCAGCCTCTGGTTCCTTGCTTTTCCATTTGagcttcttgttgttgttggtaTCTCTTAACTTtctcaatttgtttaaatatgaAGTTGCTTATATGATTTCATATTTGtcttttgtatttatatttgcatctttttattatttgtgtttatgattttctaatatatttggTTTATCTAGCGGATTTTTTGTTCGTGGGATTGATATAGGGAGTTTTTAAAGTATTGTGTAAGGACTTTTTGCAAAATCCTTGAATAGGGATTACTTTTCTTGCACTCAACAGATGCACATGAAGAATTTCAATCATAATGCTCTTATAGGAATGTGGGAAAATTTTAGCAAAGTATAGCAATCCAGATTGTTGAAcctggaaaattttgaaaaaaccaatatttcaataatagtGCACCTCATTATATGGTCCTGCTTATGTGTAAAGCAAAGCAAAATGAGACTAACTTTAGAGTTGGACCCACTTGATAATCAGTTTTCGCTAGCAGGATTTTTTGATCTCTTGCGGTTGTGTATATTGCCTTTGTATGTTAAGAAGTTAATCTACAAAATTTGAAGTACTTTGGTTTGTGATTCCGCAAAGGGATTATGATGTTTTCTTTCCATGATATTGAATCTTTTTTACTTGCAGGAGATAGTTTCAATATACCCTCTTTTATCACCACCAAATCTTCTGGTTCTCTTCATGTAACATCAAACTATTCAAAGCTGGAGTCTATTGTCCAGCTTATCTCAATGTTTACGATCTGACGTCGATTAATGGCTACGCATACTGGCTCGGCCTTGGGGTCTACCATTCCGGCGTGCaaggtgagattttttttatagcatgggctatattatatttatctgtttattttccttttttaaatcatgggtcgtttatttattttaaacgttttttagggttttcggTTCTAAGATAGTAAAGGAAgatgaatgagagaaatgaaaagCTAGGTTTTTAACGGCTAATTGAACTTGGGGCTGTCATAAGATGCCTATTATTCCATGTTTTGTTGCATTTTTCTTCTTGGGTTCAAGTTCAGATCTGTAGTCTGTTTGTTTAGGAGCTGAGTGATGGAaacccagatttttttttcttctggatGCTTAGAAATTGATGAATTTACCGTGgagatttttattaatatgcatgcgtctttagttttttttttgtaggatcGAGTAAGGAGTGATATATTCCAAAGAAAAGTAATTGTGTTGTATGCATGattatttctttgtttggaaagtgaggaaaagaaaaagtttaattaaataaatatatctaactATGTGGCTTTATTTGGGTTGGCTCGAGTTTCTTAATATTCTagcaaacaagaaaatcatggatgAAACTATTTTGTGACCCTTAATTTTCGGCAGCCAAATAAATGGTAAATGAGGGAATTAAATTCTGTAGTagatatgcttttttttttttttttctaatcttgtAGTAGATATCCTTATTTGTTAACTCCATCAAATCCTAAGCAGTTCTAGATTTTTACTTTTTCGATGGTTGTAggattttcttgttaattttggTACAGTTCATGATGTTGAATATGCATTTGGAGCACATGATCATGGAACTTCAGGGGTTTTTGAAGTGGAACCTAAGTGTTGTCCTGGTTTCACATTCAGGAAATCGATATTGATAGGAAGAACTGATCTAGGTCCCAAGGAGGTCCATGCCTTTATGGAGAAATTAGCTAAAGGGTACTGTGGAAACACTTACTATCTTATCACGAAAAACTGCAACCATTTCTACAATGACGTGTGTACCAAATTGATAAGAAAACCCATTCCTAGGTGGGTCAACAGACTCGCCCGACTTAGTAAGACACTGACCATAAGATtgcatttttttacatttttgttgttgttgtttttatgtATGAACCGTTTACTTACTTGTTAGAATATTGTATaatgctttttttctttttaaatctagAACTTTAACAATGTAGATTTTTTGTTGACAAAGGTGGCAAAACACCACATTTTTCGCCAGAATTGACGCCATTGCTCAAACTCCACCTTTCTGCAACTGCCGTTAGTGCTGCAACTGCCAAGGTGGCAAAGTCATTGATGCAACAATTGGAATAGACCCTTTGAAGTATTACTGCTGCTTGCATAACAAAAGACCTTCAAATTCATAAACACAGCTTTCTTCCTTTTGAACGTGAACATTTTTTGGATGTATATATTACTATGGTTGATGCATATATTACTTTATTTTGAGATGTATAGTTGAGATATATGATtagctaattttattttggcatgTATATTACTACGATTGATGTGTGTTACTTTATTTTGgcatgtatattattttattattaggttattttctctcaatttcttattacatgtttttacaagaaatttctatttttaaaaatatttttcatgtttttgcaattaggcacacgtgcattgcacgtgtttgcccttactagtatatatatatgtacgatATATGCATATTATAATGGCCGTTTTCTTTCTTCAATGCATTAAAGGCTTCCTCTCGCATCGCAAAATTCGTAGCCTTTTGTAATCTTGGGTTTGTAAGATTTTAGGCTATAATCGGAGGACAATATTCTTGAAGATTTTTCTAATTGTTGAGAGAATTTCTTGAtctgagtttttatttttttggaatttgtgAAAAAAGATAGGTCCATGAAAACTATTGAGAAAGTTTTGtagctattttttattatttttttttaaaattatttggaCCCATTATCAACGTGTTGAAGAGAAAAACTTAGTGGAATATTTTTAACACAAACTTTTGAGgttgtgtgttttatttttgctagaaaattaattaaatgattagataaaaatgtaaaCTTCAAAAATCTCAGAACATGGGCCATTATGCGTAGCCTGCTAGTCCTGAGCCCGAGAagaagcccaagcccaagtcCAACTTTTTCTGGTCAGCTGATAAATAACGAAGATATTTTCTGAGAGTGGCACCAAGACAAACAGCACGTGGTTTCAGACGGAAGTAACGGTCACTAAAACACGTGGCTTGCTACCATTCGTGAGTTCTTCTAAGATTTGTTGCGTTATTAATAACCCTCAATTTGCATCCGAAACCTTTGTATTTACGGGTTTTCCGCTATGCATCATTTCTGAAAGTATTGTTTGCAATACGGACCCTCAATAAAACTCAGGTTCGGCTTCCTAGGAGCTTGTCTCCCTAACGTATTTTGATGTTCTGTATAATAAAAACTTTTCATATGCTGTTTGGAAAGgcatatcttttaaaaaataattctaaaaattattttgaagggGCTCAtagattatttctcaaaaagtaatgctatatatatttataatttttacttacacttttacttataaaatttatattgtcaattttgtttttaaattcaaattttaaattttaaattttataattttcaatatatcaataactgtcatgtagagaaataatttttttgtaaatttcatagattatttctcaaaaagtaatactatatatatttataatttttacttacatttttacttacaaaattcatattgtcaattttgtttttaaatttaaattttaaattttaaatttcataattttcaatatatcaataactgTCATGTAGagaagtaatttttttgtaaatttttcttaagtataaatagattttttggtTCTCAATCTAATTAAATTTGTCATTGTTTCaattattaagtttttaatttcaaaaccaTTTTGGATAACAATCTAATTGCTGCAAAAGGAAATTTGTATAGCTAATTAAAGCTGCAGTTTATTTTCTCAGATGGTGGgactcgaaaaaaaaaatataaaccaaacagctcataagtttttttgtttgtgttcTTGCATATCACGAAGAgttttataacataaataatgttcacatttttttattgcatATTACTATATTTGACAAGGCATagctttttataataattattatttttttaaattaagataacataaaaataaaaaaaatatgccttttttttaaggatgcaTTTAGAAAGAATTCTATTTTCAAGTAAGTATATAGAGcatacttaataaaatatttatataatatattttgttttaaaaaataaattttataatttaaataatattaataatatactttacgcaccatatttaaaaatagaataaatcaaaacatttatAAGCAAAATGTCGCTCAAAAAAGCGCAAAAGGGTCGACTGGAATAAACTTTACGGACATTGGTCACCCCACTTACAAATACTAGAAAATATAGGGTCCATTTAACAATCTCGCAACGTTGTTTTCGTTTATATGCTTTCATCACACGTTAGGCTCTGCTTTTCGGTCGATCCAAAAATAATTATCGTAATCTTCTCTCCTTTAGGGTTTTGGAGAACAATTCTCAATTTCTTCCGACGTTTTTCCGGTCACTGCCTTCGAAAGGTACAGGAAGAATCTCAAACCCTTTTAAATGCTCTATCCTAAAcgtgaatttcttttttctttctgaatTTCCCCGTTGTTCCGTTTGGTTCCCGATGAATTAAGACAGAACAGAGAAGAATTTGGAATTATTAAGGGAATTTGTAAGGGCTTTACGTTCTAACTTTCTTTTCTTACAGTTTTACGGAAACCAAACCGTACGTTAACGGTCTGATCCGAGATTGTCGTTTGTTATCTTGTAGATCTGATATTTCTCTTACTTAAACTGTTTTAGAATTGGGTCATTCTGGCTCTAATATAGTTGTTTGGTTGTTATCTAAGTTTCATATGATTTTCTCGCTTATATTTTTGAACGATTGTAATGTGAACATTTTGGCGAATATTTTCTTTCCGGGTATAGTTTGAATATGgtatataattatgaattttgTAGAATATGATAAGTTACTGGCACATAGCTGAGCTGGTTGttgttttgtgtattttctgaATATTGGTTTTGTTATCGATCTATTGGTTAATGGGTCTTTGTGTCTTCTTTA harbors:
- the LOC121249219 gene encoding deSI-like protein At4g17486, yielding MNDDIEENPLLSEVPSLDQNRANEQLPNAVFESNVYHDPEKNIQLDQHSNQQENDRELEKDDDLINCINDQFFLKELAAALYRFLRSRRAVTVRKIHRAANHPYLNVYDLTSINGYAYWLGLGVYHSGVQVHDVEYAFGAHDHGTSGVFEVEPKCCPGFTFRKSILIGRTDLGPKEVHAFMEKLAKGYCGNTYYLITKNCNHFYNDVCTKLIRKPIPRWQNTTFFARIDAIAQTPPFCNCR